The proteins below are encoded in one region of Streptomyces roseirectus:
- the rho gene encoding transcription termination factor Rho, with product MTTILEHPPIQQGPPARLVAGVLDVDGGGKGHLRGPGLLPEADDAQVPAALIRRHGLRRGDLVEGVRDRRALIEVTSVEGRPPEEARGRRAFAELTPLHPRERLRLEHPAAGLAGRVTDLFAPVGKGQRGLLVAPPKTGKTVLLQQLAAAVAGNHPEARLMVVLLDERPEEVTDMRRSVRGEVYASTFDRAARQHTALAELVVERAKRLVEAGEDVVILLDSLTRLCRAHNNAAPGTGRTLSGGVDAAALLGPKRFFGAARAVEEGGSLTILATALVETGSRADDYFFEELKSTGNMELRLDREPASRRLFPAVDLYASGTRREELLLTPAELTATRGLRRALASRDTSTALETLLERMRRTPDNAVFLRQVQPTLPGA from the coding sequence ATGACCACCATTCTTGAACACCCCCCGATCCAGCAGGGGCCGCCGGCGCGGCTCGTGGCCGGCGTCCTTGATGTCGACGGTGGCGGGAAGGGGCACCTGCGTGGCCCCGGCCTGCTGCCGGAGGCGGACGACGCGCAGGTCCCGGCCGCGCTGATCCGCCGTCACGGCCTGCGCAGGGGCGACCTCGTGGAGGGCGTGCGCGACCGGCGCGCGCTCATCGAGGTCACCTCGGTGGAGGGCCGTCCGCCCGAGGAGGCGCGCGGCCGGCGTGCGTTCGCCGAGCTGACGCCGCTGCACCCCCGTGAGCGGCTGCGCCTGGAGCACCCGGCGGCGGGGCTCGCCGGCCGGGTCACCGACCTGTTCGCACCCGTCGGCAAGGGCCAGCGCGGCCTGCTCGTCGCACCGCCGAAGACCGGCAAGACGGTCCTGCTCCAGCAGCTCGCGGCGGCCGTCGCGGGCAACCACCCCGAGGCCCGCCTGATGGTCGTCCTGCTGGACGAGCGTCCGGAGGAGGTCACCGACATGCGCCGCTCGGTGCGCGGCGAGGTGTACGCGTCGACGTTCGACCGCGCGGCCCGGCAGCACACCGCGCTCGCCGAGCTGGTCGTCGAGCGTGCGAAGCGTCTCGTCGAGGCCGGTGAGGACGTCGTGATCCTCCTGGACTCGCTGACCCGGCTGTGCCGGGCGCACAACAACGCGGCCCCGGGCACCGGGCGCACGCTGAGCGGCGGCGTCGACGCGGCGGCCCTGCTGGGTCCGAAGCGTTTCTTCGGTGCCGCGCGGGCCGTCGAGGAGGGCGGTTCGCTGACGATCCTGGCGACGGCGCTGGTCGAGACGGGGTCGCGGGCCGACGACTACTTCTTCGAGGAGCTGAAGAGCACCGGCAACATGGAGCTGCGCCTCGACCGCGAGCCCGCCTCCCGGCGTCTGTTCCCCGCCGTCGACCTGTACGCGTCGGGCACCCGCCGCGAAGAGCTCCTCCTCACCCCGGCCGAGTTGACCGCCACCCGCGGCCTGCGCCGCGCCCTCGCCTCCCGCGACACCAGCACCGCCCTGGAGACACTGCTGGAGCGGATGCGCAGGACGCCGGACAACGCGGTGTTCCTGCGCCAGGTGCAGCCGACACTGCCGGGAGCCTGA
- a CDS encoding alpha/beta fold hydrolase, with amino-acid sequence MFDPADFPEPALIPVNGVELEVFEAGRENAGRPVVLCHGWPEHAFSWRHQLPALAAAGYHAIAPNQRGYGNSSRPVDVTDYDIEHLSGDLVALLDHYGYEDATFVGHDWGAFVVWGLALLHPNRVNKVINLSLPYQERGEKPWIEFMEDTLGGDFYFVHFNRRPGVADAVFEDNTSQFLRNLYRKNEPPGEPRPGMALIDLAGAETPLGDPVMSDSELAVLVSAFESSGFTASVNWYRNLDRNWRLLADVDPIVRQPTLMIYGDRDVIARSERLTEFVPNVEVVSLDCGHWIQQEKPEETNQVILRWLGRQG; translated from the coding sequence ATGTTCGATCCAGCCGATTTTCCCGAGCCCGCCCTCATTCCGGTCAACGGTGTGGAACTCGAAGTCTTCGAAGCGGGCAGAGAGAACGCGGGACGTCCCGTCGTGCTCTGCCACGGCTGGCCGGAACACGCCTTCTCCTGGCGCCACCAGCTGCCCGCCCTCGCCGCGGCCGGCTACCACGCCATCGCACCGAACCAGCGAGGCTACGGAAATTCGTCCCGCCCGGTCGACGTGACGGACTACGACATCGAGCACCTGTCGGGAGACCTCGTCGCGCTCCTCGACCACTACGGATACGAAGACGCCACCTTCGTCGGCCATGACTGGGGCGCGTTCGTCGTCTGGGGACTGGCCCTGCTGCATCCGAACCGTGTGAACAAGGTGATCAATCTGAGCCTGCCTTACCAGGAGCGCGGAGAGAAGCCCTGGATCGAGTTCATGGAAGACACGCTCGGTGGCGACTTCTATTTCGTCCACTTCAATCGGCGGCCAGGTGTCGCGGACGCCGTGTTCGAGGACAACACCTCCCAGTTCCTTCGCAACCTGTACCGGAAGAACGAGCCCCCCGGGGAACCTCGGCCGGGTATGGCGCTGATCGATCTCGCCGGAGCCGAAACGCCACTCGGTGATCCCGTGATGAGCGACAGCGAACTGGCTGTCCTCGTCTCCGCTTTCGAGTCATCAGGGTTCACGGCCAGTGTGAACTGGTACAGAAACCTGGACCGCAACTGGCGCCTGCTGGCGGACGTGGACCCGATCGTCCGACAGCCCACCCTCATGATCTACGGCGACCGCGATGTGATCGCGAGGTCGGAAAGGCTGACGGAATTCGTACCGAATGTGGAAGTGGTCAGCCTGGATTGCGGTCATTGGATCCAGCAGGAGAAGCCGGAAGAGACGAACCAGGTCATTCTCAGGTGGCTGGGCCGGCAGGGCTGA